One Vespula pensylvanica isolate Volc-1 chromosome 1, ASM1446617v1, whole genome shotgun sequence genomic region harbors:
- the LOC122635166 gene encoding atlastin isoform X4 — MADAGQRKQTGNHGLSYVGGKISMTTLDENVNPVPREFQAMDKIDYLGRRERIESASMINQDENTTEFGYPVQVVLAQPDHTFELDEEALSKILLHDDIKDRSVVVVSVAGAFRKGKSFLLDFFLRYMNDKYSKGKSSDSWLGKDDEPLKGFSWRGGSERDTTGILMWSHIFPATLPSGERVAIILMDTQGAFDSQSTVRDCATVFALSTMLSSVQIYNLSQNIQEDHLQHLQLFTEYGRLALEKSGSTPFQRLQFLVRDWCYPYEADYGAEGGQKVLQRRLEISNKQHPELQSLRKHIKSCFSDISCFLMPHPGLKIATNPKFDGRLSEIESEFKEQLKVLIPMILAPENLVTKKIDGQVVKARDLLEYFKSYIKIYKGDELPEPKSMLVATAEANNLSAVAEAKDVYLQSMESVCGGIKPFLPTALLDAEHQRCMDSAIHHFQNKRKMGGDEFSQMYMEKLMKDMDEAYLQFKAHNESKNIFKAARTPAVFLVIAVTMYILSGIFGLVGLYNIANTCNVILGVGLLTFVFWAYIKYSGEFHQMGTRIDELANAIWENFMKVLYQQIVKRSVSVAVVAQAAELATNTTMNATITANGKPKVS, encoded by the exons ATGGCGGACGCTGGACAACGTAAACAGACTGGCAATCACGGGCTCTCGTATGTTG gcgGAAAGATCTCGATGACGACTCTCGATGAGAACGTGAATCCTGTACCGCGGGAGTTCCAAGCAATGGATAAAATTG ATTACTTAGGACGAAGAGAACGCATAGAGTCAGCATCTATGATCAACCAAGATGAAAATACAACAGAATTTGGATATCCAGTACAAGTGGTACTTGCGCAGCCTGATCATACCTTTGAATTGGATGAAGAAGCATTATCCAAAATTCTACTTCACGACGACATAAAAGATAGaagtgttgttgttgtgtcTGTGGCAGGTGCATTCAGGAAAGGCAAAAGTTTTCtactcgatttttttcttcgttatatgAATGACAAG TACAGTAAGGGAAAAAGTTCTGATTCTTGGTTGGGAAAAGACGATGAGCCTTTAAAAGGATTCTCATGGAGAGGAGGTTCCGAAAGAGATACTACAGGAATATTAATGTGGTCACATATTTTTCCTGCAACTTTACCAAGTGGAGAAAGAGTTGCTATAATACTAATGGATACGCAAGGTGCTTTTGATAGTCAATCAACTGTTAGGGATTGTGCTACAGTGTTTGCATTAAGTACGATGTTGTCTTCTGTacaaatttacaatttatcaCAGAATATTCAGGAAGATCATCTTCAACATTTACAACTTTTCACCGAATATGGTAGACTAGCTTTGGAAAAATCAGGAAGTACACCCTTTCAAAGATTGCAGTTCCTAGTAAGAGATTGGTGTTATCCATATGAAGCTGATTATGGTGCAGAAGGAGGGCAGAAAGTATTGCAAAGAAGATTAGAAATATCTAATAAGCAACATCCAGAATTACAAAGTTTAAGAAAGCACATCAAATCTTGTTTTTCGGATATATCATGCTTCCTCATGCCTCATCCAGGCTTGAAAATCGCCACAAATCCTAAATTTGATGGTAGACTATCAGAAATTGAATCAGAGTTTAAAGAACAGTTGAAAGTTCTTATACCGATGATATTAGCACCAGAAAATttagttacaaaaaaaattgatggCCAAGTTGTGAAAGCCAGAGATCTgcttgaatatttcaaaagttatataaaaatttataaaggaGACGAATTACCAGAACCAAAAAGTATGCTTGTT gCGACAGCGGAAGCTAATAATCTATCAGCTGTAGCTGAGGCAAAAGATGTATATTTACAATCGATGGAAAGTGTTTGTGGAGGAATCAAACCGTTTTTACCAACTGCCCTCTTAGATGCAGAACATCAGCGGTGTATGGATAGTGCTATACATCATTTccaaaataaacgaaaaatggGTGGAGATGAGTTTAGTCAGATGTATatggaaaaattaatgaag GATATGGATGAAGCTTATCTTCAATTCAAAGCGCACaatgaaagtaaaaacatttttaaggCAGCACGAACTCCTGCAGTGTTTCTCGTGATAGCAGTCactatgtatattttatctgGTATATTTGGATTAGTTGGTTTATACAATATAGCAAATACATGCAATGTGATTTTGGGCGTTGGATTACTTACGTTCGTGTTTTGGGCATATATAAA gTACAGCGGTGAGTTCCACCAAATGGGTACGCGAATAGATGAACTAGCAAATGCTATATGGGAAAAT TTCATGAAAGTACTTTATCAACAAATTGTGAAGAGGTCAGTTTCTGTAGCAGTGGTAGCGCAGGCTGCTGAATTGGCAACAAACACGACAATGAACGCCACTATCACTGCCAATGGCAAACCAAAAGTATCATAA
- the LOC122635166 gene encoding atlastin isoform X1 encodes MSEKKHITPSRKRLDEISRLRSREPTRPPRTKVNQSPSSDLGYASSRLPIVIKDRKEHEETSKTRVRLNDGPLVELDSTKGGKISMTTLDENVNPVPREFQAMDKIDYLGRRERIESASMINQDENTTEFGYPVQVVLAQPDHTFELDEEALSKILLHDDIKDRSVVVVSVAGAFRKGKSFLLDFFLRYMNDKYSKGKSSDSWLGKDDEPLKGFSWRGGSERDTTGILMWSHIFPATLPSGERVAIILMDTQGAFDSQSTVRDCATVFALSTMLSSVQIYNLSQNIQEDHLQHLQLFTEYGRLALEKSGSTPFQRLQFLVRDWCYPYEADYGAEGGQKVLQRRLEISNKQHPELQSLRKHIKSCFSDISCFLMPHPGLKIATNPKFDGRLSEIESEFKEQLKVLIPMILAPENLVTKKIDGQVVKARDLLEYFKSYIKIYKGDELPEPKSMLVATAEANNLSAVAEAKDVYLQSMESVCGGIKPFLPTALLDAEHQRCMDSAIHHFQNKRKMGGDEFSQMYMEKLMKDMDEAYLQFKAHNESKNIFKAARTPAVFLVIAVTMYILSGIFGLVGLYNIANTCNVILGVGLLTFVFWAYIKYSGEFHQMGTRIDELANAIWENFMKVLYQQIVKRSVSVAVVAQAAELATNTTMNATITANGKPKVS; translated from the exons ATGAGCGAAAAGAAACACATCACGCCGAGCCGGAAGCGACTCGACGAAATTTCGAGATTGAGATCGAGGGAACCGACAAGACCACCGAGAACAAAAGTCAATCAATCACCTTCTTCCGACCTAGGATACGCATCTTCGCGTCTTCCCATTGtcataaaagatagaaaggaacaTGAGGAAACAAGCAAAACTCGAGTTCGGCTCAACGATGGGCCTCTCGTGGAACTTGACTCTACTAAAG gcgGAAAGATCTCGATGACGACTCTCGATGAGAACGTGAATCCTGTACCGCGGGAGTTCCAAGCAATGGATAAAATTG ATTACTTAGGACGAAGAGAACGCATAGAGTCAGCATCTATGATCAACCAAGATGAAAATACAACAGAATTTGGATATCCAGTACAAGTGGTACTTGCGCAGCCTGATCATACCTTTGAATTGGATGAAGAAGCATTATCCAAAATTCTACTTCACGACGACATAAAAGATAGaagtgttgttgttgtgtcTGTGGCAGGTGCATTCAGGAAAGGCAAAAGTTTTCtactcgatttttttcttcgttatatgAATGACAAG TACAGTAAGGGAAAAAGTTCTGATTCTTGGTTGGGAAAAGACGATGAGCCTTTAAAAGGATTCTCATGGAGAGGAGGTTCCGAAAGAGATACTACAGGAATATTAATGTGGTCACATATTTTTCCTGCAACTTTACCAAGTGGAGAAAGAGTTGCTATAATACTAATGGATACGCAAGGTGCTTTTGATAGTCAATCAACTGTTAGGGATTGTGCTACAGTGTTTGCATTAAGTACGATGTTGTCTTCTGTacaaatttacaatttatcaCAGAATATTCAGGAAGATCATCTTCAACATTTACAACTTTTCACCGAATATGGTAGACTAGCTTTGGAAAAATCAGGAAGTACACCCTTTCAAAGATTGCAGTTCCTAGTAAGAGATTGGTGTTATCCATATGAAGCTGATTATGGTGCAGAAGGAGGGCAGAAAGTATTGCAAAGAAGATTAGAAATATCTAATAAGCAACATCCAGAATTACAAAGTTTAAGAAAGCACATCAAATCTTGTTTTTCGGATATATCATGCTTCCTCATGCCTCATCCAGGCTTGAAAATCGCCACAAATCCTAAATTTGATGGTAGACTATCAGAAATTGAATCAGAGTTTAAAGAACAGTTGAAAGTTCTTATACCGATGATATTAGCACCAGAAAATttagttacaaaaaaaattgatggCCAAGTTGTGAAAGCCAGAGATCTgcttgaatatttcaaaagttatataaaaatttataaaggaGACGAATTACCAGAACCAAAAAGTATGCTTGTT gCGACAGCGGAAGCTAATAATCTATCAGCTGTAGCTGAGGCAAAAGATGTATATTTACAATCGATGGAAAGTGTTTGTGGAGGAATCAAACCGTTTTTACCAACTGCCCTCTTAGATGCAGAACATCAGCGGTGTATGGATAGTGCTATACATCATTTccaaaataaacgaaaaatggGTGGAGATGAGTTTAGTCAGATGTATatggaaaaattaatgaag GATATGGATGAAGCTTATCTTCAATTCAAAGCGCACaatgaaagtaaaaacatttttaaggCAGCACGAACTCCTGCAGTGTTTCTCGTGATAGCAGTCactatgtatattttatctgGTATATTTGGATTAGTTGGTTTATACAATATAGCAAATACATGCAATGTGATTTTGGGCGTTGGATTACTTACGTTCGTGTTTTGGGCATATATAAA gTACAGCGGTGAGTTCCACCAAATGGGTACGCGAATAGATGAACTAGCAAATGCTATATGGGAAAAT TTCATGAAAGTACTTTATCAACAAATTGTGAAGAGGTCAGTTTCTGTAGCAGTGGTAGCGCAGGCTGCTGAATTGGCAACAAACACGACAATGAACGCCACTATCACTGCCAATGGCAAACCAAAAGTATCATAA
- the LOC122635166 gene encoding atlastin isoform X2 produces MSEKKHITPSRKRLDEISRLRSREPTRPPRTKVNQSPSSDLGYASSRLPIVIKDRKEHEETSKTRVRLNDGPLVELDSTKGGKISMTTLDENVNPVPREFQAMDKIDYLGRRERIESASMINQDENTTEFGYPVQVVLAQPDHTFELDEEALSKILLHDDIKDRSVVVVSVAGAFRKGKSFLLDFFLRYMNDKYSKGKSSDSWLGKDDEPLKGFSWRGGSERDTTGILMWSHIFPATLPSGERVAIILMDTQGAFDSQSTVRDCATVFALSTMLSSVQIYNLSQNIQEDHLQHLQLFTEYGRLALEKSGSTPFQRLQFLVRDWCYPYEADYGAEGGQKVLQRRLEISNKQHPELQSLRKHIKSCFSDISCFLMPHPGLKIATNPKFDGRLSEIESEFKEQLKVLIPMILAPENLVTKKIDGQVVKARDLLEYFKSYIKIYKGDELPEPKSMLVATAEANNLSAVAEAKDVYLQSMESVCGGIKPFLPTALLDAEHQRCMDSAIHHFQNKRKMGGDEFSQMYMEKLMKDMDEAYLQFKAHNESKNIFKAARTPAVFLVIAVTMYILSGIFGLVGLYNIANTCNVILGVGLLTFVFWAYIKYSGEFHQMGTRIDELANAIWENRFCR; encoded by the exons ATGAGCGAAAAGAAACACATCACGCCGAGCCGGAAGCGACTCGACGAAATTTCGAGATTGAGATCGAGGGAACCGACAAGACCACCGAGAACAAAAGTCAATCAATCACCTTCTTCCGACCTAGGATACGCATCTTCGCGTCTTCCCATTGtcataaaagatagaaaggaacaTGAGGAAACAAGCAAAACTCGAGTTCGGCTCAACGATGGGCCTCTCGTGGAACTTGACTCTACTAAAG gcgGAAAGATCTCGATGACGACTCTCGATGAGAACGTGAATCCTGTACCGCGGGAGTTCCAAGCAATGGATAAAATTG ATTACTTAGGACGAAGAGAACGCATAGAGTCAGCATCTATGATCAACCAAGATGAAAATACAACAGAATTTGGATATCCAGTACAAGTGGTACTTGCGCAGCCTGATCATACCTTTGAATTGGATGAAGAAGCATTATCCAAAATTCTACTTCACGACGACATAAAAGATAGaagtgttgttgttgtgtcTGTGGCAGGTGCATTCAGGAAAGGCAAAAGTTTTCtactcgatttttttcttcgttatatgAATGACAAG TACAGTAAGGGAAAAAGTTCTGATTCTTGGTTGGGAAAAGACGATGAGCCTTTAAAAGGATTCTCATGGAGAGGAGGTTCCGAAAGAGATACTACAGGAATATTAATGTGGTCACATATTTTTCCTGCAACTTTACCAAGTGGAGAAAGAGTTGCTATAATACTAATGGATACGCAAGGTGCTTTTGATAGTCAATCAACTGTTAGGGATTGTGCTACAGTGTTTGCATTAAGTACGATGTTGTCTTCTGTacaaatttacaatttatcaCAGAATATTCAGGAAGATCATCTTCAACATTTACAACTTTTCACCGAATATGGTAGACTAGCTTTGGAAAAATCAGGAAGTACACCCTTTCAAAGATTGCAGTTCCTAGTAAGAGATTGGTGTTATCCATATGAAGCTGATTATGGTGCAGAAGGAGGGCAGAAAGTATTGCAAAGAAGATTAGAAATATCTAATAAGCAACATCCAGAATTACAAAGTTTAAGAAAGCACATCAAATCTTGTTTTTCGGATATATCATGCTTCCTCATGCCTCATCCAGGCTTGAAAATCGCCACAAATCCTAAATTTGATGGTAGACTATCAGAAATTGAATCAGAGTTTAAAGAACAGTTGAAAGTTCTTATACCGATGATATTAGCACCAGAAAATttagttacaaaaaaaattgatggCCAAGTTGTGAAAGCCAGAGATCTgcttgaatatttcaaaagttatataaaaatttataaaggaGACGAATTACCAGAACCAAAAAGTATGCTTGTT gCGACAGCGGAAGCTAATAATCTATCAGCTGTAGCTGAGGCAAAAGATGTATATTTACAATCGATGGAAAGTGTTTGTGGAGGAATCAAACCGTTTTTACCAACTGCCCTCTTAGATGCAGAACATCAGCGGTGTATGGATAGTGCTATACATCATTTccaaaataaacgaaaaatggGTGGAGATGAGTTTAGTCAGATGTATatggaaaaattaatgaag GATATGGATGAAGCTTATCTTCAATTCAAAGCGCACaatgaaagtaaaaacatttttaaggCAGCACGAACTCCTGCAGTGTTTCTCGTGATAGCAGTCactatgtatattttatctgGTATATTTGGATTAGTTGGTTTATACAATATAGCAAATACATGCAATGTGATTTTGGGCGTTGGATTACTTACGTTCGTGTTTTGGGCATATATAAA gTACAGCGGTGAGTTCCACCAAATGGGTACGCGAATAGATGAACTAGCAAATGCTATATGGGAAAAT AGATTCTGTCGATAG
- the LOC122635166 gene encoding atlastin isoform X3: MRKQAKLEFGSTMGLSWNLTLLKVFNVSSTIVHFGGKISMTTLDENVNPVPREFQAMDKIDYLGRRERIESASMINQDENTTEFGYPVQVVLAQPDHTFELDEEALSKILLHDDIKDRSVVVVSVAGAFRKGKSFLLDFFLRYMNDKYSKGKSSDSWLGKDDEPLKGFSWRGGSERDTTGILMWSHIFPATLPSGERVAIILMDTQGAFDSQSTVRDCATVFALSTMLSSVQIYNLSQNIQEDHLQHLQLFTEYGRLALEKSGSTPFQRLQFLVRDWCYPYEADYGAEGGQKVLQRRLEISNKQHPELQSLRKHIKSCFSDISCFLMPHPGLKIATNPKFDGRLSEIESEFKEQLKVLIPMILAPENLVTKKIDGQVVKARDLLEYFKSYIKIYKGDELPEPKSMLVATAEANNLSAVAEAKDVYLQSMESVCGGIKPFLPTALLDAEHQRCMDSAIHHFQNKRKMGGDEFSQMYMEKLMKDMDEAYLQFKAHNESKNIFKAARTPAVFLVIAVTMYILSGIFGLVGLYNIANTCNVILGVGLLTFVFWAYIKYSGEFHQMGTRIDELANAIWENFMKVLYQQIVKRSVSVAVVAQAAELATNTTMNATITANGKPKVS; the protein is encoded by the exons aTGAGGAAACAAGCAAAACTCGAGTTCGGCTCAACGATGGGCCTCTCGTGGAACTTGACTCTACTAAAGGTTTTCAACGTTTCTTCCACAATCGTTCATTTTG gcgGAAAGATCTCGATGACGACTCTCGATGAGAACGTGAATCCTGTACCGCGGGAGTTCCAAGCAATGGATAAAATTG ATTACTTAGGACGAAGAGAACGCATAGAGTCAGCATCTATGATCAACCAAGATGAAAATACAACAGAATTTGGATATCCAGTACAAGTGGTACTTGCGCAGCCTGATCATACCTTTGAATTGGATGAAGAAGCATTATCCAAAATTCTACTTCACGACGACATAAAAGATAGaagtgttgttgttgtgtcTGTGGCAGGTGCATTCAGGAAAGGCAAAAGTTTTCtactcgatttttttcttcgttatatgAATGACAAG TACAGTAAGGGAAAAAGTTCTGATTCTTGGTTGGGAAAAGACGATGAGCCTTTAAAAGGATTCTCATGGAGAGGAGGTTCCGAAAGAGATACTACAGGAATATTAATGTGGTCACATATTTTTCCTGCAACTTTACCAAGTGGAGAAAGAGTTGCTATAATACTAATGGATACGCAAGGTGCTTTTGATAGTCAATCAACTGTTAGGGATTGTGCTACAGTGTTTGCATTAAGTACGATGTTGTCTTCTGTacaaatttacaatttatcaCAGAATATTCAGGAAGATCATCTTCAACATTTACAACTTTTCACCGAATATGGTAGACTAGCTTTGGAAAAATCAGGAAGTACACCCTTTCAAAGATTGCAGTTCCTAGTAAGAGATTGGTGTTATCCATATGAAGCTGATTATGGTGCAGAAGGAGGGCAGAAAGTATTGCAAAGAAGATTAGAAATATCTAATAAGCAACATCCAGAATTACAAAGTTTAAGAAAGCACATCAAATCTTGTTTTTCGGATATATCATGCTTCCTCATGCCTCATCCAGGCTTGAAAATCGCCACAAATCCTAAATTTGATGGTAGACTATCAGAAATTGAATCAGAGTTTAAAGAACAGTTGAAAGTTCTTATACCGATGATATTAGCACCAGAAAATttagttacaaaaaaaattgatggCCAAGTTGTGAAAGCCAGAGATCTgcttgaatatttcaaaagttatataaaaatttataaaggaGACGAATTACCAGAACCAAAAAGTATGCTTGTT gCGACAGCGGAAGCTAATAATCTATCAGCTGTAGCTGAGGCAAAAGATGTATATTTACAATCGATGGAAAGTGTTTGTGGAGGAATCAAACCGTTTTTACCAACTGCCCTCTTAGATGCAGAACATCAGCGGTGTATGGATAGTGCTATACATCATTTccaaaataaacgaaaaatggGTGGAGATGAGTTTAGTCAGATGTATatggaaaaattaatgaag GATATGGATGAAGCTTATCTTCAATTCAAAGCGCACaatgaaagtaaaaacatttttaaggCAGCACGAACTCCTGCAGTGTTTCTCGTGATAGCAGTCactatgtatattttatctgGTATATTTGGATTAGTTGGTTTATACAATATAGCAAATACATGCAATGTGATTTTGGGCGTTGGATTACTTACGTTCGTGTTTTGGGCATATATAAA gTACAGCGGTGAGTTCCACCAAATGGGTACGCGAATAGATGAACTAGCAAATGCTATATGGGAAAAT TTCATGAAAGTACTTTATCAACAAATTGTGAAGAGGTCAGTTTCTGTAGCAGTGGTAGCGCAGGCTGCTGAATTGGCAACAAACACGACAATGAACGCCACTATCACTGCCAATGGCAAACCAAAAGTATCATAA